A portion of the Lolium rigidum isolate FL_2022 chromosome 1, APGP_CSIRO_Lrig_0.1, whole genome shotgun sequence genome contains these proteins:
- the LOC124678004 gene encoding protein CUP-SHAPED COTYLEDON 3-like produces MHQHHPAAAMGDALWELIGEEMAAAEAASGEHGLPPGFRFHPTDEELVTYYLAAKVFNGACCGGVDIAEVDLNRCEPWDLPEAARMGEREWYFFSLRDRKYPTGLRTNRATGAGYWKATGKDREVLNAATGAILGMKKTLVFYRGRAPRGEKTKWVLHEYRLDGDLAAGRRSSKEEWVVCRIFHKVVDQYSKMIEMRNPYCYLPMNHHHPSFFHDAPVPFLNPSQLIPYHNDLPNLQSSPLIQNQAKNSSTNNGGFPAAACTQEQPNSSCNTAYFPFPSFPSIANGRAGQPAQLGVNGAPQEPPPTWLDACLQHSAFVYEMGPPASTRGA; encoded by the exons ATGCACCAGCATCAcccggcggcggccatgggcgACGCGCTGTGGGAGCTGATCGGggaggagatggcggcggcggaggcggcctcCGGGGAGCACGGCCTTCCCCCGGGCTTCCGTTTCCACCCCACCGACGAGGAGCTCGTCACCTACTACCTCGCCGCCAAAGTGTTCAACGGCGCCTGCTGCGGCGGCGTGGACATCGCGGAGGTGGACCTGAACCGCTGCGAGCCGTGGGACCTCCCGGAGGCAGCGAGGATGGGGGAGCGCGAGTGGTACTTCTTCAGCCTCCGGGACCGCAAGTACCCCACGGGCCTCCGCACCAACCGCGCCACCGGCGCCGGCTACTGGAAGGCCACGGGGAAGGACCGGGAGGTTCTCAACGCCGCCACCGGCGCCATCCTCGGCATGAAGAAGACGCTGGTCTTCTATAGGGGACGCGCGCCACGCGGGGAGAAGACCAAGTGGGTCCTCCACGAGTACCGTCTCGACGGcgacctcgccgccggccgccgctcatCCAAG GAAGAATGGGTGGTGTGCAGGATCTTCCACAAGGTAGTAGACCAATACAGCAAGATGATAGAGATGAGGAATCCCTACTGCTACCTCCCCATGAACCACCACCAcccaagcttcttccatgacgcaCCTGTCCCCttcctaaaccctagccagctcatCCCCTACCACAATGACCTCCCAAACCTGCAGTCCTCTCCACTAATCCAGAACCAGGCCAAGAACTCAAGCACCAACAATGGCGGCTTCCCAGCAGCAGCTTGCACCCAAGAGCAGCCAAACAGCAGCTGCAACACAGCATATTTCCCTTTCCCGTCCTTCCCCTCCATCGCCAATGGCAGGGCGGGCCAACCGGCGCAGCTCGGGGTCAACGGCGCTCCACAGGAGCCACCGCCGACCTGGCTGGACGCTTGCCTGCAGCACAGCGCTTTCGTGTACGAGATGGGCCCACCTGCATCCACCAGGGGCGCATGA